A DNA window from Hordeum vulgare subsp. vulgare chromosome 1H, MorexV3_pseudomolecules_assembly, whole genome shotgun sequence contains the following coding sequences:
- the LOC123433315 gene encoding membrane steroid-binding protein 2-like translates to MAACSALSAATLRSAAAPVSRRRATASPRLPGKRVSGVVRCSAAPGGHGISGKMAELWQAARSAPPGTVLAAVAAAAVVYKVASGLLAPPPPPPRRRQEVADEALPPALEPVQVGEITADELRQYDGSDPEKPLLMAIKGQIYDVSQSRLFYGPGGPYALFAGKDASRALAKMSFEPQDLTGDVSGLGSFELSALQDWEYKFTSKYVKVGSIKGTGPIEEGNVSTTSEIQEEAAAVKLNGEKAP, encoded by the exons ATGGCAGCTTGCTCAGCCCTCTCTGCGGCGACCCTTCGCTCGGCCGCGGCGCCGGTCAGCAGACGGCGAGCTACAGCGTCGCCGCGGCTTCCCGGCAAGCGCGTCTCCGGCGTTGTGCGGTGTAGCGCTGCTCCAGGCGGACACGGGATCTCGGGGAAGA TGGCCGAGCTGTGGCAGGCAGCGAGGAGCGCGCCTCCGGGGACGGTGCTCGCCGCCGTGGCTGCCGCAGCGGTGGTCTACAAGGTGGCGTCCGGCCTCCTCGCCCCGCCACCTCCGCCGCCGCGACGACGGCAGGAGGTGGCTGATGAGGCGCTGCCACCAGCTCTGGAGCCAGTGCAGGTGGGGGAGATCACGGCGGATGAGCTGCGGCAGTACGACGGGTCTGACCCCGAGAAGCCGCTTCTCATGGCCATCAAGGGGCAGATCTACGACGTCTCCCAGAGCAG ACTGTTCTATGGGCCTGGTGGACCATATGCATTGTTTGCTGGTAAAGATGCCAGTAGGGCATTGGCGAAGATGTCCTTTGAGCCACAAGATCTGACAGGTGATGTATCTGGCCTTGGTTCATTTGAGCTTAGTGCCTTGCAGGACTGGGAGTACAAGTTCACCAGCAAGTATGTGAAAGTAGGAAGCATCAAAGGAACAGGACCCATAGAAGAGGGTAATGTTAGCACTACCTCTGAAATACAGGAGGAAGCTGCTGCGGTGAAACTGAATGGAGAGAAAGCACCATGA